The proteins below are encoded in one region of Parafrankia discariae:
- a CDS encoding cytochrome P450 produces the protein MSTAATDIYYDPYDFAIDQDPYPVWTRMREEMPLYYNERYDFYALTRYADVEEASVDWQKYTSSKGILMEMVKAGIPTPPGLFIAEDPPQHDMHRLILSRAVTPRRVQVLEARIRELCAEYLDPLVGSGRFDLMQDFASHLPMRVIGALVGIPDEYLLNLRDHVEESARLTEEKPQDEQRLPSIGEPYAPFLKYRKANPADDFLTTLIQARFTDVFTKEERGLTDAEILNYVGMLYAAGVETTARLIGWLGKVLSDNPAQRAEVVADRSLVANTVEETLRFEVPSPIQVRVTVKPVELHGRTVDEGKIVTLLTGAANRDPRVFPDPDTFDIHRKIDAHLTFGKGVHYCFGAALARIEGRIALEEFLARFSDWHVDMSGAELIHTATIRGFHKLPLEI, from the coding sequence GTGAGCACCGCCGCCACCGACATCTACTACGACCCGTACGACTTCGCCATCGACCAGGACCCGTATCCGGTCTGGACCCGCATGCGCGAGGAGATGCCGCTCTACTACAACGAGCGGTACGACTTCTACGCGCTGACGCGGTACGCGGACGTCGAGGAGGCGTCGGTCGACTGGCAGAAGTACACCTCCTCCAAGGGCATCCTGATGGAGATGGTGAAGGCCGGGATCCCGACCCCGCCCGGTCTGTTCATCGCCGAGGACCCGCCCCAGCACGACATGCACCGGCTGATCCTCAGCCGGGCGGTCACCCCCCGGCGGGTGCAGGTGCTCGAGGCCCGGATCCGGGAGCTGTGCGCGGAGTACCTGGACCCGCTCGTCGGCAGCGGCCGGTTCGACCTGATGCAGGACTTCGCCAGCCACCTGCCGATGCGGGTCATCGGTGCCCTGGTCGGCATCCCCGACGAGTACCTGCTGAACCTTCGTGACCACGTCGAGGAGTCGGCCAGGCTCACCGAGGAGAAGCCGCAGGACGAGCAGCGGCTGCCCAGCATCGGGGAGCCGTACGCGCCGTTCCTGAAGTACCGGAAGGCCAATCCCGCCGACGACTTCCTCACCACCCTGATCCAGGCCCGGTTCACCGACGTGTTCACCAAGGAGGAACGCGGTCTCACCGACGCGGAGATCCTGAACTACGTCGGGATGCTCTACGCGGCCGGTGTCGAGACCACGGCCCGGCTGATCGGGTGGCTCGGCAAGGTGCTGTCCGACAATCCGGCCCAGCGGGCCGAGGTCGTCGCCGACCGGTCCCTCGTCGCGAACACGGTGGAGGAGACGCTGCGTTTCGAGGTGCCGTCGCCGATCCAGGTCCGGGTGACGGTGAAGCCGGTCGAGCTGCACGGGCGGACCGTCGACGAGGGGAAGATCGTCACGCTGCTCACCGGCGCGGCGAACCGCGACCCGCGGGTCTTCCCGGACCCGGACACGTTCGACATCCACCGCAAGATCGACGCGCACCTCACCTTCGGCAAGGGCGTCCACTACTGCTTCGGGGCGGCGCTGGCGCGTATCGAGGGCCGGATCGCCCTGGAGGAGTTCCTCGCGCGCTTCTCCGACTGGCACGTGGACATGTCGGGGGCGGAGCTCATCCACACCGCCACCATCCGGGGATTCCACAAGCTGCCCCTCGAGATCTGA
- a CDS encoding PaaI family thioesterase has protein sequence MLDALRVLQDTVSGVDLPADVARQASLDIERLSGLLKPYQVAETLQAAGRTPGIGGRAHALLPVVHVDEADDNRLVGHVTFGRYYLGGFGTAHGGAIPLMFDEVMGRLSNAGGRPMARTAYLNVSFRAVTPIDVRLRVEVRHDREEGRKRYLTAALYDGETVTADATALFVTLRPGQR, from the coding sequence ATGCTCGACGCCCTACGGGTCCTGCAGGACACCGTGAGCGGCGTCGACCTACCGGCCGACGTGGCGCGGCAGGCCAGCCTGGACATCGAGCGGCTCAGCGGTCTCCTGAAGCCCTACCAGGTGGCCGAAACCCTGCAGGCCGCCGGCCGGACTCCCGGCATCGGGGGTCGCGCGCACGCGCTGCTGCCGGTGGTGCACGTCGACGAGGCCGACGACAACCGCCTCGTCGGGCACGTCACGTTCGGCCGGTACTACCTCGGCGGCTTCGGCACCGCCCACGGGGGAGCCATCCCGCTGATGTTCGACGAGGTGATGGGGCGGCTCTCGAACGCGGGCGGCCGGCCGATGGCACGGACTGCCTACCTCAACGTCAGCTTCCGCGCCGTCACCCCGATCGACGTCCGGCTCCGCGTCGAGGTCCGGCACGACCGGGAGGAGGGCCGCAAGCGGTACCTGACCGCCGCGCTCTACGACGGCGAGACGGTGACGGCCGACGCCACCGCCCTGTTCGTCACCCTCCGGCCGGGCCAGCGCTGA